From the genome of Pseudomonadota bacterium:
GCGGCGCTCATAGGCGAGCTCGCGCGCCGGCGCGCCCTGCTCGGGGGAGAGGCGTTCGCGGAGCAGTTCGTCGACGGCCGCGAGCTCAACCTCTCGGTGCTCGAGGGGCCGGGCGGGCCGCGCGTCCTGCCTCCCGCGGAGATCCGCTTCGTCGACTTCCCGAAGGACAAGCCACGCATCGTGGGCTACCGAGCCAAATGGGACACCAGATCGTTCGAGTACGAGCACACGGTGCGCAGCTTCGAGTTCCCGCCGGAGGACGCGCCGCTCCTCGCCGCCCTCGAGGCGCTCGCGTTGCGGGCGTTCGAGGTGTTCCGGCTGCGCGGCTACGCCCGCGTCGACTTCCGCGTCGCCCCCTCGGGCGCGCCCTTCATCCTCGAGGTGAACGCGAACCCGTGCCTCTCCCCGGACGCGGGCTTCGCGGCCGCCGCCTGTCGGGCCGGCATCGGATACGACGCGCTGGTCCTGTCGATCGCCGGGATCGCCGCCGGCGACCTCGGAAAGGTCCCGCCGCCCGGGAAGCCCCGGAACGCTGCGATCCGCGCCACGCCCGACGGGCGGTTCCGGGAGGGCGTCACCGCGGAGGATCGCGGCACGCTCGAGGCGCTCCTGCGCGGCACAGGCTTCTTCTCCGACGCGGAGGTCGGCGTCGCGCTGGAGCTCGTCGACGCGTTCGTCGCCGAGGGCACGAAGAGCGGCTACCACTTCCTCGTCTGCGAGCAGGACGGGGAGATCGCGGGCTTCTCGTGCTACGGGCCGATTCCGGGCACCGCCTCGAGCTTCGATCTCTACTGGATCGCCGTGCACCGCCGGCAGCAGCGCAAGGGGCTCGGCAAGATCATCCAGGGCGAGACCGAGGCGCGCGTCCGCGCCCTCGGCGGCACGCGGGTCTACGCCGAGACGTCCGGGCGGGATCTGTACCGACCGACGCGCGCCTTCTACGAGAGGAGCGGCTTCGCCCAGGAGGCCAGAATCAGAAACTACTACGGACCCGGCGACGATCAGGTGATATACGGTAAAGTCCTCGGCTGAGCGCGGGCGGCGATGGCCGGCGCCCCGATCCTCACCGAGCTTTCCCCGATGACCGACACGCTCAAGATTCTGTTCGTAGACGACCGCGGCCTGGGGCTCGAGCGGGAGGCAGCCTCGCTCTTGCGGGCGTGCCGCCCGGAGCTCGCGGAGGCCTCCTGCGCCTCGCTCGCGCCCGGCGACAGCGAGCCGCTCGCGGCGGGGCGTTCTTTCGATGTCGTGATAGCCCTCTCGGACGGGGCGCGCGCCGCGGTGCTGGCCGAGCCGGGGCCGGGGGACGTCGGCGGGATCCCGTGGCTGAGCGGGGTACCCGCGTTCCTGCACTGGCCGATCCCCGTCACGGCGCCGCCCGACGCGACCGCGACCGCGCCCGCGCTCCCGCGAGAACGCCTGCGCGAGCTCGTCGACGAGCTCGTCGATCACGGCTACCTGGAGGCCATCCGCCGCGAGCGCGGACGGATGCAGGCGTTCGCGGACATGATGGACGAGGGGATCGTCATCCACGACCGGCAGCGGCGCATCTTCTTCGTGAACCGCGCGGCGATGTCGATGACCGGGGCGAGCCGCGAGAAGGTCCTCGGCCGGGACTGCCACGAGGCGTTCCCCCCGAGCGGCCTCTGCGGCGCGGCGTGCCAGTTCTGCGGCGTCGGCACGGAAGAAGGCGGACGCCACGCCTACGAGACGAACTTCGTGGACGACGGCGGGCGCCAACGCCGCATCAAGGTGACGTCGGAGCCCATGGAGATCGAGCCCGGCAGGAGCGGGATCCTCGCCGTGCTGCAGGATCTCACCGAGGTGGCGGAGATGCGGCGCCGCCTCGGCGACCGGGAGAAGTTCCACGGGATGGTGGGAGTCTCGGCCGCGGTGCGCGACGTCTTCGACGCGATCAAGGCGGTCGGCGCCTCCGACTACCCGGTCCTCATCACCGGCGAGAGCGGCACGGGCAAGGAGCTGGTGGCGTCCGCCATCCACCAGGAGGGCACCCGCGCCGGCGGCCCGTTCGTCCCGGTCAACTGCGGCGCGCTGCCTCTGACGATCCTGGAGAGCGAGCTCTTCGGTCACGTGCGGGGCGCGTTCACGGGCGCGATCCGGGACAAGAAGGGGCGCTTCGAGCTCGCCCACGGCGGCACGCTGTTCCTCGACGAGGTGGGCGAGCTGTCGCCCGAGGTCCAGGTCAAGCTGCTCCGCGTGCTGCAAGAGAGGCGCATCGAGCGCGTCGGCGGCGAGCAGCCGATCGCGATCGACGTCCGCATCATCAGCGCCACGAACCGCGACCTGCGCGCGATGGTCGCGAAGGGCCGCTTCCGCGAGGATCTCTTCTACCGCCTGTGCGTCGTGCCGATCCACCTGCCGCCGCTCCGGGAGCGCCGCGAGGACATCCCGTACCTCGTCGAGCACATCCTGCAGCGCGTGAGCGCGGAGACCGGCAGGCGGATCCGCGCGGTCGACGACGCCGCCCTCGAGCTGCTCCTGGCCCACCCCTGGCCGGGCAACGTGCGCGAGCAGATCAACGCCCTGCAGTTCGCCGCGATCCACTGCGACGGGGAGGTCGTCCGGGCCGAGCACCTGCCCCTCGAGATCCGGCGCCACAGGCCCGGCGCCGAGCGGCCCTTGCCCGATCGAGCGTTGGACCTCCAGCGCGGGCGCGACGCCCAGGACGATCCGCGGCTCAAGCTGACGCGCGAGGCGGTGGACACCGCCCTCCGGGCGACGGGGGGCAACCGGGTGCGCGCGGCGAAGATGCTCGGCGTCGGGCGCGCGACGCTCTACCGCTTCTTCGACCGCAGCAGGGACGACGACTCGAAGGACGGGTAGCGCGGCCTCAGAGCCCGCAGACCTCGGCCAGCGTGGTCTTCGAGAAGTGATCCGCAACGCGCGTGTGGACGTCGGTGACGAGATCGCCGAGCATGCAGCGTCCGAGCCCGCACTTCGGCTTGCCGAGGAGACACCTGCCCTTCCCGAGAGGACCGTCGAGCGCCTCGTAGATGTCGCGCAGCGTGATCCGCAGAGGCGCGCGCGCCAGGCTGAACCCGCCGTGCGGGCCGCGCACCGACCGGACGAGCCCGGCCTTCGAGAGCCGCTGGAAGACCTTCGACAGGTGCGCCTCGGAGACGCCGTACGCGGCGGCGATCGACGCGGTGGTGACGGGCGCCTCCTCCGCGTGCCGCGCGAGGTACGCGAGCGCGTGGATGCCGAGGTTCGCGGCTTCGGAGATGTTCAGGATCACGTCGCCTCCAATACAGGTATTCTTATACCAAATTTACGGGATGACAATGTTGTGTTAGCGTCCCCGCGATGCGCGGCGGCTCCAAGATCGCGGTCGTTATCCCGGCGCTCGACGAGGAGCGCGCGATCGGCCGCGTCGTGGACGAGATCCCAAAGTGGGTGGACGAGATCGTCGTCGTCGACAACGGCTCGACGGACGCGACGGCGGAGGTCGCCGCCGAGAAGGGCGCCCGCGTCGTGCTCGAGCCGAAGCGGGGGTACGGCGCCGCGTGCCGCGCGGGGGTCCGCAGCCTCGCGAGCGGCGGGGACGCGCCGGATGTCATCGTGTTCGTCGACGGCGACCTCTCGGACGACCCCTCGGAGATGGGCGCCCTGGTCGCGCCGATCCTGGAGCGCGGCGTCGACCTCGTCATCGGCTCCCGTACGCTCGGGAAGCGGGAGCGCGGCTCGCTCACCGTCCAGCAACGCTTCGGGAACGCGTTGAGCTGCACCCTGATCCGGCTCCTCTATGGGAAGCGCTACACCGACCTCGGCCCGTTCCGCGCGATCCGCAGGGAGTCGCTCGACGCGCTCGCCCTCACCGACGTCGGCTTCGGATGGACCGTCCAGATGCAGGTGCGCGCCGCCGGCCGCGGCCTCGCGATCGCGGAGGTGCCGGTGAGCTGCCGCCGCCGCGCCGCGGGCAGATCCAAGGTCTCGGGCACCGTGCGCGGGGTGATCGGCGCGGGCACGACCTTCATGATCGTGATCTTCGGTGAGGCTCTGCAAACCGCGGGGCGGAGGCGCTGAGCTCAGACGGCGCCGTCGCGGCTCTCGTACTCCAGGAGATCGCCCGGCCCGCACGAGAGCGCCCGGCACAACGCCTCGAGGGTCGAGAACCGGATGGCCCTGGCCTTTCCTGTCTTGAGGACCGACAGGTTCTGCACCGAGATGCCGACGGCTTCCGAGAGCTCGTTGAGCTTCATCTTTCGCTTGGCGAGCATCACGTCCAAATTGACGACGATTGTCATGGGATCGCCCTCATACCGTCAGCTCGATGTCAATTTTCATCTGGCATCGCTCCTTCGTGAGTCGCCCGTACTGGTGGATCAGGTAGGCCAGGACGAGCGCGGCCAGGCCGAACGCCTGGGGGTACAGAAGGACGGCCGTCTGGACCAACCCGAGGTGCACGCTCGACAGCGTGAAGGGAAAGAACTCGTCCATCAGGAAGATGGCCGGGAGCAGGAGCACGTCCAGGACGCAGCTCGCGACGAGCAGTCGCGTCAAGGTTCCGAGGGTCGGCACGAGCCGGTCCGGCAGCTCCGCCGACTCTCCGGAAACGCGCAAGGTGCCCGCGGCTCTGGCGCCGACCCAGTAGATCCGTATCCACAAAAAGGATCGAGCGAGGGCCGCCGCCAACGCCCCGATGGCCAGGGCGGTGATCCCGGTCGACGGCCCATCCTTCATCCCGGGCCAGACGGTCACGACGTATGTCAGGACACCGACCCCCTGGAACAGGATCAGCGCCAGCTGGAGGATCGAGAGGAACCGGAAGCCCTTCTCCAGTTTGGCGAACACCTTGCTCTGTTTCATGGCGGAATGCCTCCTCGATGCGCGGACGTTTGGATTCTTGCGTCTGAGCACCTAGTTAGACACGAAGAGCACGTTAGTCAATACTAAATTATCGTTTATCATATATTTATAAACGCTAAGCGTGTCCGTGATCTGGCGGTCATCCGGAACGACTCGGGATGGCGGTATGGGCCGCGGCGCTTCCGAGGCGAACGCCCCAGGGAGATCTCAGCAGGTGATCCCGGGCGCGGGGAACGAGCGGCACAGCTCGCGGACCTCGCCGCAGATCTTGTCGAGCTCCGCCTCGTTCTCGAGGTTCTCGGCGACGCGGGCCATCCACGCGGCGAGCCTCTCCATCTCGGGCTTGCCCATGCCGCGCGTCGTGATCGACGGCGTGCCGATGCGGACGCCGCTCGGATCGAACGGCGGGCGCGGATCGAACGGCACGGTGTTGTAGTTGCACTCGATGCCGGCGCGGTCGAGCGCCTTGGCGAACGGCTTGCCCGTCGTCCCGCGGGTCGTCGCGTCGATCAGGATCAGGTGGTTGTCCGTGCCGCCGGACACGAGCCTGAAGCCGTTGGCCATGAGGCTCTCGGCCAGGTGCTTCGCGTTCTCGACGATCTTGTGGGCGTACACCTTGAACTCGGGCGTGCTCGCCTCCTTGAGCGCCACCGCGATGCCGGCGGTGGTGTGGTTGTGCGGGCCGCCCTGGAGCCCCGGGAACACCGCCTTGTTGATCGCCTTGCGGCGCGCCTTCTTCATCAGGATCATGC
Proteins encoded in this window:
- a CDS encoding GNAT family N-acetyltransferase, translating into MRVAVLHSAIGADAGPDELDTLVQVEAISKVLEAAGHEVVAIPAGLDLAAVKAALTAVAPGLVCNLVESMDGTGRLIHLAPALVERLGLPMTGCPSDGIYATSNKLVAKQILHLSGLPVPGWYPRPASKGDGPAVPPGKLIVKSLWEHASVGLEESSVIEPASEAALIGELARRRALLGGEAFAEQFVDGRELNLSVLEGPGGPRVLPPAEIRFVDFPKDKPRIVGYRAKWDTRSFEYEHTVRSFEFPPEDAPLLAALEALALRAFEVFRLRGYARVDFRVAPSGAPFILEVNANPCLSPDAGFAAAACRAGIGYDALVLSIAGIAAGDLGKVPPPGKPRNAAIRATPDGRFREGVTAEDRGTLEALLRGTGFFSDAEVGVALELVDAFVAEGTKSGYHFLVCEQDGEIAGFSCYGPIPGTASSFDLYWIAVHRRQQRKGLGKIIQGETEARVRALGGTRVYAETSGRDLYRPTRAFYERSGFAQEARIRNYYGPGDDQVIYGKVLG
- a CDS encoding sigma 54-interacting transcriptional regulator, whose product is MAGAPILTELSPMTDTLKILFVDDRGLGLEREAASLLRACRPELAEASCASLAPGDSEPLAAGRSFDVVIALSDGARAAVLAEPGPGDVGGIPWLSGVPAFLHWPIPVTAPPDATATAPALPRERLRELVDELVDHGYLEAIRRERGRMQAFADMMDEGIVIHDRQRRIFFVNRAAMSMTGASREKVLGRDCHEAFPPSGLCGAACQFCGVGTEEGGRHAYETNFVDDGGRQRRIKVTSEPMEIEPGRSGILAVLQDLTEVAEMRRRLGDREKFHGMVGVSAAVRDVFDAIKAVGASDYPVLITGESGTGKELVASAIHQEGTRAGGPFVPVNCGALPLTILESELFGHVRGAFTGAIRDKKGRFELAHGGTLFLDEVGELSPEVQVKLLRVLQERRIERVGGEQPIAIDVRIISATNRDLRAMVAKGRFREDLFYRLCVVPIHLPPLRERREDIPYLVEHILQRVSAETGRRIRAVDDAALELLLAHPWPGNVREQINALQFAAIHCDGEVVRAEHLPLEIRRHRPGAERPLPDRALDLQRGRDAQDDPRLKLTREAVDTALRATGGNRVRAAKMLGVGRATLYRFFDRSRDDDSKDG
- a CDS encoding Rrf2 family transcriptional regulator, which gives rise to MILNISEAANLGIHALAYLARHAEEAPVTTASIAAAYGVSEAHLSKVFQRLSKAGLVRSVRGPHGGFSLARAPLRITLRDIYEALDGPLGKGRCLLGKPKCGLGRCMLGDLVTDVHTRVADHFSKTTLAEVCGL
- a CDS encoding glycosyltransferase family 2 protein, coding for MRGGSKIAVVIPALDEERAIGRVVDEIPKWVDEIVVVDNGSTDATAEVAAEKGARVVLEPKRGYGAACRAGVRSLASGGDAPDVIVFVDGDLSDDPSEMGALVAPILERGVDLVIGSRTLGKRERGSLTVQQRFGNALSCTLIRLLYGKRYTDLGPFRAIRRESLDALALTDVGFGWTVQMQVRAAGRGLAIAEVPVSCRRRAAGRSKVSGTVRGVIGAGTTFMIVIFGEALQTAGRRR
- a CDS encoding helix-turn-helix transcriptional regulator, which codes for MTIVVNLDVMLAKRKMKLNELSEAVGISVQNLSVLKTGKARAIRFSTLEALCRALSCGPGDLLEYESRDGAV